Within Alteromonas sp. LMIT006, the genomic segment TGTTGTAAAAAAACTGGACACATAAAGGTGAGTCTGCTTCTGTCAACCAGGATGCTTGCCACGCCCAGGTTAAAAAGGGGCTACACTGGCTCTTCTCTTGCAGAAAGAGCCAGTACTGCTTCACTGTATCGTGAGTTGTTGCGTGGTAACGCAGAGCGTCTACATAAATCGACATACCATCCCTTGCATGTGCCGGTTACAAATCCCAAAAGCTAATTAGGTTTATCGGCTTGTCACATCAAATATAGATAATTATTTTGTAAATACCAAAAAAGAGAGGCTAACCTCTCTTTGACTCTTGGGATGATTACTAATGTAATGTGTTACGATTTACGGCGACGTAAGCCCGCTAATACAAGTAAGCCAGCCCCGAGGACTCCCATGGTTGCAGGTGCGTTGGCGTTGATGATTACATCATCGGAAGCAAGGGTGACTGTGCGAGAAAAAACATCATGCCCAACAAGCGAAGGATTGCCTTGTAATAAATCTGCTTTAAACAGATCCCAAAAATCATCTGAACCTACAGGATTATTGGGGTTATTGGTTGCAGCAATAAACGGATTACAACCTCCAAATGTACAAGTTCCATCCACGCTACTATTCGAGTTTAAAACGGATCTTAAAAATGCATCAGCGTCAGTATTAGCGAATGTCAAATCAGTAGTTGGGTCTACAAAAGCATCAGATGCGTCATCAAAATCAATTTGTGCAGCAAATGAAGGGGCGTTTCCTCCGTCGATTAGGTCATCAAAACCAACACCCCATTGGTCAGTGAGGATATCATCGCCGGCTTCAATGGCAACACCACCAAATTCGAATTGAGGAATACCAGTTAGTGATGGTGGACTGACGACAAAATTATTCAGTAAAAATGAAGCAGCTAACTCAGTTCGAACATCATCAGATTGATCACCAGATGTACCATTACCGTCAACTGTAAATATATTAAATAACCCCCCTGAAAATCCTGATACGAGCTCAGTAGGTGATACTTGAGTAGAATTACCATATACAAAATAGTTTAATTCAAGGTAATTACCAGATAAGTCGAATATCTGATTGCCTGAAGTAGGGTCATCATATCCAAAGAATACTCTCTGGATACCGGCGTCAACCACTAACTCACCGGCCTCAATAGTGCCATCGTCATCTGAATCAACAAAATAGGATGTCGCAGTAAAATCACCAAAAGCGCTGTAATCACTTATTAGTACAAGTTCTTCAAATGTGATGCTTTCTGTTGGTGTTCCAGGGAAATTAACATTGATAATACTTGCGTTCGCTGAGAAAGCCCCAACTGCAGCAAGCGCTAAAAGTGTTTTGCTATAAGTTTTCATATTTCTATCCTTTTAAAGGTGTTTGTGAACGCAAATATGATTGCATACACAGATACACTGCATAGCATGTGCCAAATCCATAAGTGCTTGTTTTTATTATTTTTTTTATTTTCTTTTTGTTTAATAATTGAGCGGTTGTAAAAAAGGCTGACAGTAAAGATGAGGATAGGAAAAAGAAAAGAGTTAGAAGATGGGAGTTTATATATGTATACGCTTAGTTACTTAAGACAACGCGCTTGGCGATCTGATACTTAATACGCTGCAATAACCCATCATTACCAAACGGGCACCAGGTTTTGACCAGTTTGTTTTTGTACGCATCAAAATGCAAACCATGTGGCGCGCAGATGATGTCCCCACGGTTCAGGAGTATTTTGAGCACATTCGTGGCATTGACACCCGCGCACAATTTGACGCCCATAATGACCGATGGGCCTTTTTCAGCGGCAAAATCTGCGCGTGACGGGTCGACCAAATAATCCCGTTGCAATAGAGCTGGGGTCAGTCCCACCATAAATTTTAAAAGCTTTTCTTGTTTGCTGTGACATTTTGAAAAGCCAAAATATTCATCAAAATCCATCGAACCTGGCATGAAACACAGCATGGCGACGCCAAAGCCAATCGGACCGGTGGTGATGACAGGAATCCCTTTGTCCGCACATTTGCGAAAGACCAATTCACGGGCTTCCATCGCAAAAAAATCCAAGCTGTCTACGTACACATCAACACCTTCTAGAAACGCATCGACATTGTCTTGATTGACTCCAAAGGGGAAAGTTTTAATCTGCGCCTCTGGGTTGATCGAAAGGGTCATCTGTTCAAGCGTATCGAGCTTGGGCTGGTCAATGGAGTCCATGGTAGCACCGATTTGACGATTGAAATTATGCACATCAAACTCATCAAAATCTGAAATATGAAATTGAGTTAGCCCTAATCGAGTCAATGTTATTAGGTGTTCCCCTCCAACACCACCCAGTCCGGCTATAGCGATTTTCTTAGTGGCAAGAAGCGCTTGTTCGGCTTCTGTCACCCAACCAATATTTCGAGAAACAGCAGATTGATAATTAAATAGACTGGTCATCCTAATACACTCCTTACCCTAGAGACTGTACTTTGAGTTGATTGCGAATGAGATCAAACATGACGTTAAAACTAGGAGAGAGATGTTCAAAAAACACATCCTGGCTAATGTAATAAGGTGCGCGAATGCCATGATAGTATACCGGTGGCCCAATTTGTTTAAACTTGATACCAATAAACGCCATACTCTTCGCCAGTCGGGGCTCCATCATGACGTAGGTATGGGGAATGCGATGGTTATATACTTGTCCGGCAGCGGCAAGGTATAGACCAATAGCGATAAATGGAAAGCAACGCAACTCATCTTCTGAATAATCACTTTCGTTGATCACACCTGTTCCTGAACCATCAAACTTATCGGCTTGTCTACGGCGAAAATCAAACGGCACTGCGAGTCGGGAGATTTCGCATACCGAGCCTCGAGGGAAGTTACTTGGATGATACTCTAGTTCGGTAATGCTCTCTGAACAATAACGCTCAATGGGGAGAACTTCGTTGTCGTGCTTTGGCCACACAACTCGGACGGTTCCGGCAAACGATTGCGAGCCCAAATGTTGTAAGACGCAATGTAACGAATAGGCATCAAATTCATCTCGTTCTTGTTGCGTATCATTAGCCGGTTCAAATTCTTCTTCAATACAATAGACTTGGTATCGGATACCGTATACGACATTCTTAAGTTCTGGCTTTTGTGCGTCGAGCATCAAAAAATACCGAGAGAAGTGTTTGGAAATCTTTCTCGCATCGTTGAATTTTAAGAATAACCCCCACAGTCGCTTTAACTTTTTGAGAAGCGAGGTCTGTTTGGGTTTATTGATTGCAATATCCACACTGATATCCACTGACTACGGGTCTAGTCAGAAGTGTAGACAACAATTTTGAATTACGCCGAGAATTTGCGAATTTTTATTGAGATATCGTAGTAAAAATACGAAAGATACTCGTATAACCCCATATACACTCTGTGTAATGAGTCAATGGCAGGGGCATTTATCTGTAGTCTGATTTGTCCACTGGTGAGAAAATCCACCGGAAACAGGATTTTGTTGACCAACCCAAGTTGCGACATCAGTAAATCGATGCGACGCATGTGCGTGGCAGAGGAAACAATGATTGGATTGCCTTCTGAGATATAAGCAAAAGCTTCTTGCAGCTCGGTCTGGGTGTTAAACGGACCCTCTGGGGAACTGGGCACCAGGATAAGGTCTTCCTTAGGGATGCCCCGTGCCATAAAGTATTGTGCAGCAAACTCGTTATAAGGCGTTTGGCTTTGTGCCAAAAACGGCCCCCCGGTTAATATGATGGGTTTTTTGATGTGTTGATATAAAAAATACGCATTACTGAGACGCTGTATGGTTGCTCGGGACCACAAGGCATGTTCGGCTAAGTCACTGTTAGCAAAATAATACCCAGCTAACGGCAGTATGTGAGTCGCCTTGTGCAATCTTGGGTCAGTTAACTCAATAGACGGAGCAGTATGCTCAAGCGGTTTGAGTAACCAGCTGGAAAACGTATATTGGGAGCAGACCAACAACCATGCCACGCTCAACACTGCAAAGCGCTGTGCCAGTACGGTTCTTTTGAAGCCCATCAATACAGCTGCAAACAGTAATCCTAACAAAAACTGATTGATGGGAGAGCACAACGCGATGATGAGACTTTTCACAGATTTCATTTAATTAATAAGCAAACGTACCGAAACAGTCTAGACTAATAGTCAGTTTATTCAAAGGTATGAGTATGAAGAAGTTTGTCTTACTGGTCGCAGTGTTGGTTGTCACCACAATGAGTGTCAGTGCCAATGACTTAGTCCACACAATTAAGACCGTAAAGAACGGGGTGGTGGCAATAGGTCTGCATACTCCACTCGAGTCGAGTGCGCCAGCCATTCGAGGTACTGGGTTTGTGTTTGGCAACGGTCGATACATTGCGACCAATTATCACGTCGTCGCCCAAACGCTCGACCCAAGTATCGTACAAAATTATGTCGCGTTAGCGGGAGAGGGGCGTGCGCCTGTGATGCATAAGTTATCCATTGTTGCGATTCAGCCGGTTCACGATTTGGCGATATTGCAGTTAGAGTCTCCGTTGGCACCCCTTGTGCTCAGTGAAGATGCGTTTTTACCAGAGGGTTCGATGGTGGCATTAACTGGATTTCCAATTGGATCCGTCCTTGGTTTATATCCAGCCACACATCAAGCCATGATCGCAGCAATTACCCCAGATGCAATCCCCTTGCACAACACACAAGGGCTCAGTCAGCGTCTCATCGATAAACTACAAGCGCCTTCTATGGTCTATCAACTGGATGGTACCGCCTATCCGGGCAACAGCGGCAGTCCCTTGTATTCGCCTGTCACCGGCGAAGTGGTTGGGATCATCAACAAAGTCATTGTGAGTGAAGGCAAAGAATCGGCTATCAGTACGCCAACTGGGATCAGTTACGCCATTCCCGTGAAATACCTCAGAGCACTGGCGCAAAAACACAATATTCAAGTGTGAGTCTGAATGAAAACGATAAAAGCAATAACCAAACAACGACTATCGGAAATACTGTCAAAAATTTTGACACTCGTTCGGTCGTGGTTTGAAAATAACTAGTTAGATCAATAGCTTGATTTTCTGGTGTGAAATTTGCAGATTTATAAAAAACCATAAATTAAGTAGTGAACACTGCAGTTTTCTCACTGATGTGAAGGAGTGGAATAATGGAACACAACAACGTCTCGAGACAAGACAACCAAGCAAATGACTCGGTGTCAGCCCGCAGAAAGTTTTTAATTAAAACGTCTACAGGCTTAGGGGCTGCCACAGTCATGGCTGCCTTACCCATTAAGTCAGCTTGGGCAACTGGCGTGGTCAATTCGATTGTTGCCTCTGGCAATGGCTCAGATTTTGCCAATCGTCGCACCGGCATGGATGTGAATTTTTTGAGCGTACAACAGTTGCAAAGCTTAAATTTGGATCCCACCAGTTACGTAGGATACGAGTCTGAAATCAATACAATAAACGCTTCAACGACCCCTATGATGCCTACGGATGCAGAAATGCGCGCAGCATTTGTACTTAACCAACTTCTTGATGGAAGCCATGGTATCAATTATCCTGTGGTGGATCTCAGTGCTGACCCGTCCTTTACGGTGGCAGTTTTTGAAGATAAGATAGCCAATGCATCCGCCATGGACATCCAGATGGCTTATGATGCACTCACGGCGTAAACGCCAAACATTGAATTTGTTTAAAGGAGCTCAAGGATGAGTCAATTATCACATTTTTTACAAGCAGGGGTGCATGTCCACCCTTTTTCAGACCGCAGTGGTACGGTATTGTTTAATGAAAAAACCACACAAATGCTCACCGTGTTTTTTACCCAGGACAAGCTGAATCAAGTCCTGTCAGATTATTCTCAACAAATTCCGTTGTCAGCCGATGAATTATCTATGGTCAAATCGTTAATTCGCCAAGAGTTTATTTATCAAGAACCACTGCAACAGGCGAGCTAAGCAAGCTAAGAGACGCTGACAGTGACAGCAACTTATGATGTATTGATACCGCCGTTTAACTTTCGGGTGCAAACCGATATTGCCTTGGTGGAACAAAACCTCCACACCCTATACGGGCAACAGGTGTTGCCTGAAGGGTCTTTGCCTTTTATCGACTATCATATTGCGGTCCGCCACTCGACGGGCTTGAGACGGTGGTTTCGGCCACAAGCCTCGTTTTTTTGTGACCAACACGAACCGCTTAAGCCTTTGCATCTGAGCCAAGCGTTTGCCATGCTGGAATGGGGGATGAATTGGACCATTGCTGCGCATGAATTGCAGCATGTTATTGTGCACTCAGGGATCTTAGCCAAACACAATCAAGCCATTCTCTTCCCTGCACCTCCTGGATCGGGTAAGAGTACGATGTCGGCGTATTTGGCGTTCAATGGTTGGCGCTTGCTATCAGATGAAATGGCCGTGATCGATCCCGAAACATTTGAAGCAATCCCTTTTGCTAGACCGATTTGCCTTAAAAATAAGAGCATTGATTTGGCGCAGTCGTGGTTCCCTGATGCGCCGTTTTCCACTGTTGCAAAAGACACTCATAAGGGAGATGTTATTCACTTATCAGCACCGCTTAACGAAGACGAGCGTTTTGCTCCAGCGCGAATTAAAGGCATTGTGTTTCCTAAGTACAATCCAGATATCACAGACATACAGATCACCCAACTCAACCAATCTCAAGCCATGCATCAACTTGCGGACAATGCATTTAATTTTTCATTAATGGCACATCGAGGCTTTAAGGCTTTAACGAGTGTGGTGGAGCAAGCGGACAGTTATCATATTGAATATCGGGATGCCGCTGACGTCAAGGCCTTCCTAGAACAAGAAGTATTGGAATATGTCTAAGCTTGGTCAACAAGACTTAATCAGACTCTTCGTCATGCCTGACACCGCACTGGAATATAATGAGACACAGTGGTCGGGTATCGTGCAGTTATTGCGTCATGAAAAACTCCTCGCTCGATATGGTCATCGCTTGGCCGATCATCACCTATTAGAACAATTGCCTTTATCTGTTCAGCATCATTTTAACAACGCGATGGATGTTACCACACGGCATATTCATCAAGTTCATCATACGGTAAAACTCATCCATCGTTTGTTGGGCGAGTCTTATCCGATGATTGTCTTAAAAGGCGCGGCGTATACATTGTTGGGGGATGTCGTTAGCCGAGGGCGTATTTACAGCGATATTGATATTTGGGTGCAACAATCCGATATTGCCGGCGCTGAACAGCAACTCAAGCTGACGGGCTGGTTCAGTGGTGAGATGGATGATTATGATGACCGGTATTATCGAGAATGGGCGCATGAGATCCCGCCAATGTATCACGGTGGTACCGGCGCAGTACTGGATATGCATCATAACATTGTTCCTCCCGTGTCGGGTCGTGCTGTGGATGTGAGTTTTTTTATTCAACACATAGAAGTCACCGCTTCGGGGGTGAAAGTGTTATCACTGCCAGCACGAACACTGCACAGCACGATTCATTTGTTATTCAATGAAGAATGTGAATACGCGTTACGTGATCTGATTGATTTGCTATTGATGTTTGAGCAATTTTCATTGGATGATTGGGATATCTATTGGGCGTTGGCGCAACAAACAGGGTTTGCTCGAGAAAGTGTCATGGCCATCGATTTATGTCAAAACATGTTGAGCCTCTCGGTACCAGAAGCCATAGCAAAACAAGCCGGACGGATACAAAAGAAAGTATCAACACGCGCATTAGTCGCTGTTTATCAACGCATTATTGCCAGTTCTCATCCATTAGTGGCGAGTCGCTTAAGTAAAGTATGTGAAAGATTCATTTGGTTAAGAGGCCATTACTTAAAAATGCCCTGGACATTGTTGCTGTATCATATGATGATGAAAGCCTACCGAAGCACAGCTCAAATAGTACTCGGTAGACATATCTTTACCAAGACCGATCCAGAGTTATTGGGACCTCTTAAGACGGGACAGGATGTAAAATGTTCGCACAAGATGCAAAGGGAGATGCATAGATGAAAATATTAGTCACAGGCGCAGCGGGTTTTATTGGTGCAC encodes:
- a CDS encoding ThiF family adenylyltransferase, with amino-acid sequence MTSLFNYQSAVSRNIGWVTEAEQALLATKKIAIAGLGGVGGEHLITLTRLGLTQFHISDFDEFDVHNFNRQIGATMDSIDQPKLDTLEQMTLSINPEAQIKTFPFGVNQDNVDAFLEGVDVYVDSLDFFAMEARELVFRKCADKGIPVITTGPIGFGVAMLCFMPGSMDFDEYFGFSKCHSKQEKLLKFMVGLTPALLQRDYLVDPSRADFAAEKGPSVIMGVKLCAGVNATNVLKILLNRGDIICAPHGLHFDAYKNKLVKTWCPFGNDGLLQRIKYQIAKRVVLSN
- a CDS encoding PEP-CTERM/exosortase system-associated acyltransferase, which translates into the protein MDIAINKPKQTSLLKKLKRLWGLFLKFNDARKISKHFSRYFLMLDAQKPELKNVVYGIRYQVYCIEEEFEPANDTQQERDEFDAYSLHCVLQHLGSQSFAGTVRVVWPKHDNEVLPIERYCSESITELEYHPSNFPRGSVCEISRLAVPFDFRRRQADKFDGSGTGVINESDYSEDELRCFPFIAIGLYLAAAGQVYNHRIPHTYVMMEPRLAKSMAFIGIKFKQIGPPVYYHGIRAPYYISQDVFFEHLSPSFNVMFDLIRNQLKVQSLG
- a CDS encoding YdcF family protein, coding for MKSLIIALCSPINQFLLGLLFAAVLMGFKRTVLAQRFAVLSVAWLLVCSQYTFSSWLLKPLEHTAPSIELTDPRLHKATHILPLAGYYFANSDLAEHALWSRATIQRLSNAYFLYQHIKKPIILTGGPFLAQSQTPYNEFAAQYFMARGIPKEDLILVPSSPEGPFNTQTELQEAFAYISEGNPIIVSSATHMRRIDLLMSQLGLVNKILFPVDFLTSGQIRLQINAPAIDSLHRVYMGLYEYLSYFYYDISIKIRKFSA
- a CDS encoding serine protease — encoded protein: MKKFVLLVAVLVVTTMSVSANDLVHTIKTVKNGVVAIGLHTPLESSAPAIRGTGFVFGNGRYIATNYHVVAQTLDPSIVQNYVALAGEGRAPVMHKLSIVAIQPVHDLAILQLESPLAPLVLSEDAFLPEGSMVALTGFPIGSVLGLYPATHQAMIAAITPDAIPLHNTQGLSQRLIDKLQAPSMVYQLDGTAYPGNSGSPLYSPVTGEVVGIINKVIVSEGKESAISTPTGISYAIPVKYLRALAQKHNIQV
- a CDS encoding HprK-related kinase A, with the translated sequence MTATYDVLIPPFNFRVQTDIALVEQNLHTLYGQQVLPEGSLPFIDYHIAVRHSTGLRRWFRPQASFFCDQHEPLKPLHLSQAFAMLEWGMNWTIAAHELQHVIVHSGILAKHNQAILFPAPPGSGKSTMSAYLAFNGWRLLSDEMAVIDPETFEAIPFARPICLKNKSIDLAQSWFPDAPFSTVAKDTHKGDVIHLSAPLNEDERFAPARIKGIVFPKYNPDITDIQITQLNQSQAMHQLADNAFNFSLMAHRGFKALTSVVEQADSYHIEYRDAADVKAFLEQEVLEYV
- a CDS encoding nucleotidyltransferase family protein, with translation MSKLGQQDLIRLFVMPDTALEYNETQWSGIVQLLRHEKLLARYGHRLADHHLLEQLPLSVQHHFNNAMDVTTRHIHQVHHTVKLIHRLLGESYPMIVLKGAAYTLLGDVVSRGRIYSDIDIWVQQSDIAGAEQQLKLTGWFSGEMDDYDDRYYREWAHEIPPMYHGGTGAVLDMHHNIVPPVSGRAVDVSFFIQHIEVTASGVKVLSLPARTLHSTIHLLFNEECEYALRDLIDLLLMFEQFSLDDWDIYWALAQQTGFARESVMAIDLCQNMLSLSVPEAIAKQAGRIQKKVSTRALVAVYQRIIASSHPLVASRLSKVCERFIWLRGHYLKMPWTLLLYHMMMKAYRSTAQIVLGRHIFTKTDPELLGPLKTGQDVKCSHKMQREMHR